The following are encoded in a window of Gossypium raimondii isolate GPD5lz chromosome 13, ASM2569854v1, whole genome shotgun sequence genomic DNA:
- the LOC105782715 gene encoding mitogen-activated protein kinase kinase kinase 18 has product MGKQSNTQKISWTKGKCLGKGSFGTVSLAINELDGSVFAVKCVDLATCLPNQLESLENEIRILRSFSSPFVVEYLGDDVTSYEFLTTSYRNLHMEYLQGGTVVDFGAFKRRLADVDERILRWQTRCLVSALKYVHGQGIVHCDVKGKNALVGSDLATVKLADFGSAVDVKRESAGNRCMSLITPRGSPLWMAPEVIRGEYQGPESDVWSLGCTVIEMVTGKPAWEDQGFNSLSRIANSDELPELPTQLSELGKDFVKKCLRRDRNQRWSCDQLLQHPFLASASPPNTTKGSSPRCVLDFANSDFEEDENTENVDDSARERICKLATVRGVVWESDGWMAVRSLSFLRASSVNCEEGINTEYLESMRTGLEFPDCFDVSNSVEWQCGNSEDVRGLKSSSVGLRCDFSALRSHGYRSENVELAVDKGEFRFYRYCNLLLQLFLSNLRIFRYILYFIFVLITALLQLFLSNLINPKLSQSTQA; this is encoded by the coding sequence ATGGGGAAACAGAGCAATACCCAGAAAATTTCTTGGACTAAAGGGAAGTGTTTAGGTAAAGGCTCCTTTGGTACTGTAAGCTTGGCGATTAATGAATTAGATGGGTCTGTTTTTGCAGTAAAATGTGTTGATTTAGCAACGTGTTTACCAAACCAGTTGGAGTCTTTGGAGAATGAAATTAGGATCCTCCGTTCGTTTTCTTCTCCTTTTGTCGTTGAGTATCTCGGCGATGACGTTACTAGTTATGAGTTTCTGACGACGTCTTACCGGAATCTTCACATGGAGTACTTACAAGGTGGCACCGTTGTTGATTTTGGGGCATTTAAACGCCGGTTGGCTGACGTGGACGAGCGGATTTTACGGTGGCAAACACGGTGCTTGGTTTCGGCTTTGAAATACGTGCACGGTCAAGGCATTGTACACTGTGACGTGAAAGGGAAGAATGCTTTGGTGGGCTCCGATTTGGCTACTGTAAAGCTTGCGGATTTCGGCTCGGCGGTTGATGTTAAAAGGGAAAGCGCGGGAAACAGGTGTATGTCCCTGATCACGCCACGAGGAAGCCCTCTATGGATGGCACCGGAGGTGATTCGCGGCGAGTATCAAGGGCCGGAGAGTGACGTTTGGTCTTTAGGATGCACCGTCATCGAGATGGTCACAGGGAAACCAGCTTGGGAGGACCAGGGGTTTAATTCACTGAGTCGAATTGCTAACTCGGATGAATTGCCTGAGTTACCGACTCAGTTATCTGAACTCGGTAAGGATTTCGTAAAGAAGTGTTTGAGAAGGGATCGGAATCAAAGGTGGAGCTGCGATCAGCTGCTGCAGCATCCATTTTTAGCATCGGCTTCGCCGCCGAATACGACCAAGGGATCATCTCCACGTTGCGTGCTTGATTTCGCCAACTCGGATTTCGAAGAGGACGAAAATACAGAGAATGTTGACGATTCAGCGAGGGAGAGGATTTGTAAATTAGCGACTGTAAGAGGGGTAGTTTGGGAATCTGATGGGTGGATGGCGGTAAGGAGTTTGAGTTTCCTTCGTGCATCGAGTGTGAATTGTGAGGAAGGGATAAATACGGAATATCTAGAGTCGATGAGGACAGGTTTGGAATTTCCCGATTGTTTTGATGTTAGTAATTCAGTTGAGTGGCAGTGTGGTAACTCCGAGGATGTTAGAGGGTTAAAATCGTCAAGTGTTGGGCTAAGGTGCGACTTCTCCGCCCTTAGGAGCCATGGGTATAGGTCAGAAAATGTGGAGTTAGCGGTGGATAAGGGAGAGTTCAGGTTCTACAGATATTGTAATCTgttattacaattatttttaagtaatttaagaatattcagatatattttatattttatatttgttctAATTACTGCTTTGTTACAActatttttgagtaatttaattaatcccAAACTTTCGCAGTCAACACAAGCATAA
- the LOC105783273 gene encoding probable glucuronoxylan glucuronosyltransferase IRX7, which yields MRTLHKGRQSEKSLFFKYYKWVLWFSFTLYFLTSFFITNKPLPLSKTRVSGSKSSLASRVLFESVNKTRHKSKPKNPAAFKDLKIFIYELPSEYNEDWLSNKRCSNHLFASEVAIHRALMNTYDLRTFDPYEADFFFVPVYVSCNFSTVNGFPAIGHARSLISSAIQLISSNYPFWNRTQGSDHIFVASHDYGACFHAMEDRAIDDGIPDFMKNSIILQTFGVNFKHPCQDVEHVVIPPYIPPESVRNTLEKSPLTGNRDIMVFFRGKMEVHPKNVSGKFYGKKVRTEIWRRYNGDQRFYLQRQRFAGYQSEIVRSVFCLCPLGWAPWSPRLVESVALGCVPVIIADGIQLPFPSAVKWSEISLTVAERDVGKLGRILEHVAKTNLSTIQKNLWDPAVSKALLFNDHMQEGDATWQVLESLYKKLDRSYKRSRVSSQ from the exons ATGAGGACATTACACAAAGGCAGACAATCTGAAAAGAGTCTCTTTTTTAAGTATTACAAATGGGTTCTTTGGTTTTCATTTACTCTTTATTTTCTAACATCTTTCTTCATTACCAACAAGCCGCTACCTTTGTCTAAAACCCGTGTTTCTGGTTCTAAATCTTCCCTTGCTTCTCGTGTTCTGTTCGAATCTGTCAACAAAACCAGACATAAATCCAAACCCAAAAATCCTG CTGCGTTTAAAGATTTGAAGATATTCATCTACGAGTTACCATCAGAATACAACGAGGATTGGCTTTCGAACAAGAGATGTAGCAACCATTTGTTTGCCTCCGAGGTTGCCATTCACAGAGCATTGATGAACACCTATGACTTGAGAACATTCGACCCTTATGAAGctgatttcttttttgttccTGTTTATGTCTCATGCAACTTCAGCACCGTTAATGGCTTCCCTGCCATTGGCCATGCTCGTTCTCTTATATCTTCTGCTATTCAGCTTATTTCCTCGAACTACCCTTTCTGGAACCGAACACAAGGTTCCGACCACATCTTCGTTGCTTCCCATGATTATGGAGCCTGCTTCCACGCCATG GAGGATAGAGCTATTGATGATGGGATTCCGGATTTTATGAAGAATTCGATAATTCTACAAACTTTCGGTGTTAATTTCAAGCACCCATGTCAAGACGTTGAACACGTTGTTATACCGCCTTATATACCGCCGGAAAGTGTACGGAATACCCTGGAGAAATCTCCGTTGACCGGGAACAGAGACATCATGGTCTTTTTTAGGGGGAAAATGGAGGTCCACCCCAAAAACGTTAGTGGAAAATTTTACGGCAA GAAGGTGAGGACGGAAATTTGGCGGAGATATAACGGTGACCAGCGGTTTTACTTACAAAGACAGAGATTCGCCGGTTACCAATCAGAAATCGTACGGTCCGTTTTTTGTTTGTGCCCACTCGGGTGGGCTCCATGGAGTCCAAGGCTTGTCGAGTCCGTGGCCTTGGGTTGCGTGCCGGTGATAATAGCCGATGGTATCCAATTGCCATTTCCCTCCGCCGTGAAGTGGTCGGAGATTTCCCTCACGGTGGCGGAAAGGGACGTGGGGAAGCTAGGGAGGATCCTGGAACACGTGGCGAAGACCAATTTGTCAACCATCCAGAAAAACCTGTGGGACCCTGCTGTCAGCAAGGCCCTACTGTTCAATGATCACATGCAAGAAGGAGATGCCACGTGGCAGGTTCTCGAGTCACTCTACAAGAAACTGGACCGGTCGTACAAGAGATCGAGGGTTTCAAGCCAATAG
- the LOC105782716 gene encoding probable protein phosphatase 2C 25 gives MSCSVAVSNSPVFSPSSPLFCPSHDALNLKLTHLIPPSSYPPSPSPSSPFMLRLQKPPTGSLLSSSSVSTSPTACMGAGTVETILKRKRPAKLDIPVAKTTTSFGAPKTPCEVRRELESEGDGFSVYCKRGRKEAMEDRFSASVELQGDSKQAFFGVFDGHGGAKAAEFAAQKLRRNILDEVDRKRDKTMIKEAVKQGYLKTDAEFLKQDVAGGTCCVTALIQNGNLIVSNAGDCRAVLSRAGVAEPLTSDHRPSREDEKDRIETWGGYVDLCHGSWRIQGCLAVSRGIGDKHLKQWVIAEPETNIINIESDCEFLILASDGLWDKVSNQEAVDIARPTGLAINKTIDPLVACKKLVQLSVSRGSSDDISVMLIQLRNYI, from the exons ATGTCGTGTTCCGTCGCCGTATCCAACTCGCCGGTGTTTTCTCCGTCGTCGCCTCTTTTCTGTCCGTCTCACGATGCCTTGAATTTGAAGTTGACTCACCTTATACCTCCGTCGTCTTATCCGCCATCTCCCTCTCCGTCATCGCCTTTCATGCTCCGGCTTCAAAAACCGCCGACTGGGTCTTTGTTATCATCATCATCTGTTTCGACGTCGCCAACAGCATGTATGGGAGCGGGAACAGTTGAGACTATATTGAAGAGGAAGAGGCCGGCGAAGCTGGACATACCGGTGGCGAAAACGACGACGAGTTTTGGAGCTCCGAAGACGCCGTGTGAAGTGAGGAGAGAGTTGGAGAGTGAGGGAGATGGGTTTTCTGTTTACTGTAAAAGAGGAAGGAAAGAAGCCATGGAAGATAGGTTCTCAGCTTCTGTTGAACTCCAAGGAGACTCCAAACAG gcattttttggtgtttttgatGGACATGGAGGAGCTAAAGCTGCAGAATTCGCAGCCCAGAAACTGAGGAGGAACATATTAGATGAAGTTGATAGAAAAAGAGACAAAACAATGATAAAGGAAGCTGTTAAACAAGGTTATTTGAAGACAGATGCTGAATTTCTTAAACAAGATGTAGCCGGTGGCACATGCTGTGTGACAGCTTTGATACAAAATGGTAACCTTATTGTATCCAATGCCGGTGATTGTCGTGCCGTTTTGAGCAGAGCCGGTGTCGCGGAACCTCTCACCTCCGATCACCGACCTTCAAGGGAAGACGAGAAGGACCGAATCGAGACTTGG GGTGGGTATGTGGATTTATGCCATGGTTCTTGGAGAATTCAAGGTTGTTTAGCTGTGTCTAGAGGGATAGGAGACAAGCATCTTAAACAATGGGTAATAGCTGAACCGGAGACAAACATCATTAACATAGAATCCGATTGCGAGTTCTTAATATTAGCCTCCGATGGCTTATGGGACAAGGTTAGCAATCAAGAAGCAGTTGACATTGCTCGTCCAACAGGTTTAGCTATCAACAAGACAATTGATCCATTGGTTGCCTGTAAAAAACTTGTACAACTTTCTGTTTCAAGAGGCTCGTCGGATGATATCAGTGTCATGCTCATTCAGCTGAGGAACTATATTTGA